One part of the Desulfonema ishimotonii genome encodes these proteins:
- the serS gene encoding serine--tRNA ligase, producing MLEIKFVRQNLSAVENALASRGNAANLEALKTCDERRRSALQEIETLRHRRNVVSEQIADMKKKGENADDIVAEMRTVSGRIRAMEKSLAEDEEAVQNIIMGLPNIPHPSVPVGRDETDNELLRQVGTPAAFGFAPKAHWDIGEDLGILDFERAAKITGARFPLYIGPAARLERALINFMLDIHTTEHGYKEILPPFIVNRKSMTGTGQLPKFEEDLFKLEGWDYFLIPTAEVPVTNIYSGDVLEEEMLPIYCTAYTPCFRSEAGSYGKDTRGLIRQHQFNKVEMVRFAHPDNSYDELESLLDNAETILKRLELPYQVVTLCSGDLGFSAAKTYDIEVWMPAQNKYREISSCSNFEDFQARRANIRFRRKGKKGTALIHTLNGSGLAVGRTVAAIFENYQQEDGTVIIPEALRSYMGGAEKISAV from the coding sequence ATGCTGGAAATCAAGTTTGTAAGACAGAATTTGTCAGCGGTTGAGAATGCCCTGGCCTCCCGGGGTAATGCAGCGAATCTTGAGGCTTTAAAGACATGTGATGAGCGCCGCCGGTCGGCACTTCAGGAGATCGAAACGCTCCGGCACCGCCGGAATGTGGTATCCGAACAGATCGCCGACATGAAGAAAAAGGGTGAGAATGCGGATGATATCGTGGCCGAAATGCGCACGGTTTCAGGCCGCATCAGGGCGATGGAGAAGTCACTGGCCGAAGATGAGGAAGCGGTTCAGAACATCATTATGGGCCTTCCCAACATCCCCCACCCCTCGGTTCCCGTCGGCAGGGATGAGACGGACAACGAACTGCTCCGGCAGGTGGGAACGCCTGCGGCATTCGGCTTTGCCCCCAAAGCGCACTGGGACATCGGCGAAGATCTGGGCATCCTTGACTTCGAGCGGGCGGCAAAGATCACCGGCGCCCGGTTTCCCCTGTACATCGGCCCTGCGGCCCGGCTGGAGCGCGCCCTGATCAACTTCATGCTGGACATTCACACCACCGAGCATGGCTACAAAGAGATATTGCCGCCGTTTATCGTTAACCGCAAGTCCATGACCGGCACGGGGCAGCTCCCGAAATTTGAGGAAGACCTGTTCAAGCTGGAGGGATGGGACTACTTTCTGATTCCCACAGCCGAGGTGCCGGTAACCAACATCTACAGCGGCGATGTGCTGGAAGAGGAGATGCTGCCCATTTACTGTACGGCCTATACGCCCTGCTTCCGGTCCGAAGCCGGTTCCTACGGGAAAGACACCCGCGGCCTGATCCGTCAGCACCAGTTCAACAAAGTGGAGATGGTCAGGTTTGCCCACCCGGACAATTCCTATGACGAACTGGAATCCCTCCTGGACAACGCCGAAACCATCCTGAAGCGCCTTGAACTCCCCTATCAGGTGGTGACGCTCTGCTCCGGCGACCTGGGCTTTTCCGCCGCCAAAACCTATGATATCGAAGTCTGGATGCCGGCCCAGAATAAATACCGGGAAATCTCCTCATGCAGCAACTTTGAAGACTTCCAGGCCCGGCGGGCCAATATCCGGTTCCGGCGCAAAGGTAAAAAAGGGACGGCACTGATTCATACCCTGAACGGTTCGGGGCTTGCCGTAGGCCGGACGGTCGCGGCCATTTTTGAGAATTACCAGCAGGAGGACGGGACCGTCATCATCCCCGAAGCCCTGAGATCCTACATGGGCGGGGCGGAAAAAATCAGTGCGGTGTAA
- a CDS encoding 5-formyltetrahydrofolate cyclo-ligase: MDEIHEKKSAIRNDMAKMISDLSAEQLEVKLRRIEEQLFEFANFMEAKIPLLYMSQGSEVATESIIQRSFTHNKIIVLPAFNKEKYTMTLMKVDDFDTDLTTGPRGVAEPNPKKCKKVPIDKVDIAIIPGLAFDEKGGRIGSGLGYYDRLIPKLSVTTRKVSLALEEQVISQVPMEPHDKYVDIIITDERVIYKI; encoded by the coding sequence ATGGACGAAATTCATGAGAAGAAAAGCGCTATCCGCAATGACATGGCAAAAATGATCAGCGATCTCTCCGCTGAACAGCTTGAGGTGAAGCTCAGAAGAATTGAAGAACAGCTTTTTGAATTTGCAAATTTCATGGAGGCCAAAATTCCCCTGCTGTACATGAGCCAGGGCAGCGAAGTTGCAACCGAAAGTATCATCCAGCGAAGCTTTACCCACAACAAAATCATCGTGCTTCCGGCGTTTAACAAGGAAAAATACACCATGACCCTGATGAAGGTGGATGATTTCGATACCGATCTGACAACGGGGCCCAGAGGGGTCGCCGAACCGAATCCGAAAAAATGTAAAAAGGTTCCCATCGACAAGGTGGATATTGCGATCATTCCGGGGTTGGCGTTTGACGAAAAGGGGGGCCGGATCGGTTCCGGCCTGGGGTATTATGACCGGCTGATTCCCAAGCTTTCGGTCACCACCCGAAAGGTCTCCCTGGCCCTGGAGGAGCAGGTCATTTCCCAGGTTCCCATGGAACCCCATGACAAATATGTGGATATCATTATCACGGATGAGCGGGTGATCTATAAAATATAG
- a CDS encoding potassium channel family protein, translating into MNSARHLITICCLSVVMIALGTAGYMAVEGWDVLDALYMTIITVTTVGYSEVRSLSPLGRLYTICLIFSGFGFFVYVATAVVQFVVEGQVQTLLGRRRLDRQIRRLNGHYIICGYGRIGRVLCKKLRSRPLDLVVIEKDGEQIPVMEEDGVLYLHGDAANETLLMRAGIDRASGLVAALATDTDNVFLVLTARQLNADLKIIARAGHEGARVKLKAAGADRVESPYAMGAASMAQRILRPTVTSFLDLAFADRRKDIQMEEIPVSPASALANVMLRDSGIRQNYKLIIIAIKKSDGSMFFNPSFETVILPGETVIAVGEIANLQKLEKVLNPQGSARV; encoded by the coding sequence ATGAACAGCGCAAGACACCTCATCACTATCTGCTGTCTGTCGGTCGTGATGATCGCGCTCGGTACAGCAGGCTATATGGCCGTTGAAGGGTGGGATGTGCTGGATGCCCTCTATATGACGATTATCACCGTCACAACCGTCGGTTATTCCGAGGTCCGGAGCCTGAGTCCGCTGGGGCGGCTTTACACCATCTGCCTCATCTTCTCGGGATTCGGGTTCTTCGTATATGTGGCCACTGCGGTGGTTCAGTTTGTGGTTGAGGGACAGGTTCAGACATTATTGGGGAGAAGACGATTGGACAGACAGATCAGACGGCTGAACGGCCACTATATCATCTGCGGATACGGGCGCATCGGGCGGGTGCTGTGCAAAAAACTGCGGTCCCGCCCCCTTGATCTGGTGGTCATTGAAAAGGACGGTGAACAGATTCCGGTCATGGAGGAGGACGGCGTCCTCTATCTTCACGGGGATGCCGCCAATGAAACCCTGCTGATGCGGGCGGGAATAGACCGGGCAAGCGGCCTGGTGGCGGCCCTCGCAACGGATACGGATAACGTCTTTCTCGTCCTGACGGCCCGGCAGCTGAATGCGGACCTGAAGATCATTGCAAGGGCAGGCCATGAGGGGGCCCGTGTGAAACTGAAGGCGGCCGGGGCCGACCGGGTGGAATCCCCCTACGCCATGGGGGCCGCGAGCATGGCCCAGCGCATTCTGCGGCCCACGGTGACCAGCTTTCTGGATCTGGCCTTTGCGGACCGGCGCAAGGATATCCAGATGGAGGAGATCCCGGTCAGCCCGGCGTCGGCCCTGGCCAATGTGATGCTCAGGGATTCGGGCATCCGCCAGAATTACAAACTGATCATCATCGCCATCAAGAAATCAGATGGCAGCATGTTTTTCAACCCCTCTTTTGAAACCGTCATCCTGCCCGGCGAAACGGTCATCGCTGTGGGGGAGATCGCCAACCTTCAGAAGCTGGAGAAGGTTCTGAATCCGCAGGGATCTGCCAGGGTCTGA
- a CDS encoding protein-L-isoaspartate(D-aspartate) O-methyltransferase — translation MNTSSAKYKRQREDMVRRQIEARGVTDPDVLAAIRNVPRHLFVSEALEDQAYGDFPLPIGEGQTISQPYIVAEMTQALALSADDRVLEIGTGSGYQAAILAEIVSRVYTIERIHPLFVRTRRLFDRLHYHNIVTRYGDGTSGWPDESPFDAIIVTAGSPKVPEPLVRQLAVGGRMIIPVGDRYSQDLIKIYRDQTGIRQTSMGGCRFVKLIGEHGWKKVQR, via the coding sequence ATGAATACCTCATCTGCAAAATACAAACGTCAGCGGGAGGATATGGTTCGCCGACAGATTGAAGCCCGCGGAGTTACCGACCCGGACGTACTGGCCGCCATCAGAAACGTGCCGCGCCATCTCTTTGTCAGCGAGGCTCTGGAAGACCAGGCCTATGGTGATTTTCCCCTGCCCATCGGGGAGGGACAGACCATTTCCCAGCCCTACATCGTCGCCGAGATGACCCAGGCCCTGGCCCTTTCGGCAGATGACCGGGTGCTGGAGATCGGAACCGGCTCCGGCTACCAGGCGGCTATTCTGGCAGAAATCGTCTCCCGTGTCTACACCATAGAACGAATTCATCCGCTGTTCGTCAGAACCCGGCGGCTTTTTGACCGGCTGCACTATCATAACATCGTGACCCGTTACGGTGACGGAACCAGCGGATGGCCGGATGAAAGCCCCTTTGACGCCATTATCGTGACCGCCGGTTCGCCCAAAGTTCCCGAACCGCTGGTCCGGCAACTGGCGGTCGGCGGCCGGATGATCATCCCGGTCGGCGACCGGTATTCTCAGGATCTGATCAAAATTTACCGGGATCAGACAGGCATCCGTCAGACCAGCATGGGGGGATGCCGTTTTGTAAAACTCATAGGGGAACACGGATGGAAAAAAGTACAGAGATGA
- a CDS encoding DUF368 domain-containing protein produces the protein MEKSTEMTHAPEKRSARACIPIYLKGLAMGAADAVPGVSGGTIAFISGIYEELLRTIRSFNGGAIRLLAGLELTAFWRHVNGTFLAVLLAGIGTSILIFSRLILHGLAHYPVLIWSFFFGLVIASAVVIGRKIPRWKMKVLLSGGTGIVLGYYITVAVPAQTPTNPGFVFLSGMIAICAMILPGISGSFILVLLSKYEYIFTAIREFDLFIIAVFGSGCAVGLLSFSHLLNWTLKRFHNATMAGLTGLMIGSLNKIWPWKQVVETYTSSSGKIKPLVEQNLLPGDYLSVTGHDPHLTVAIFLAVAGFGLVWCIERLSSDKLMDKLKEGAPRSR, from the coding sequence ATGGAAAAAAGTACAGAGATGACTCACGCACCTGAAAAGCGGTCGGCCCGGGCCTGCATCCCGATCTATCTCAAAGGGCTTGCCATGGGCGCGGCAGACGCGGTGCCGGGGGTGTCGGGCGGGACGATTGCCTTTATCTCCGGCATATACGAAGAGCTGCTCCGCACCATCCGCTCCTTTAACGGGGGCGCCATCCGCCTGCTGGCAGGCCTGGAACTGACGGCGTTCTGGCGACATGTCAACGGCACCTTTCTGGCCGTTCTCCTGGCCGGTATCGGGACGTCGATCCTGATTTTCTCCCGGCTGATTCTGCACGGACTGGCCCATTACCCTGTGCTGATCTGGTCTTTCTTCTTCGGGCTGGTAATTGCCTCTGCCGTGGTCATCGGGCGGAAAATCCCCCGGTGGAAGATGAAAGTGCTTCTCAGCGGAGGGACGGGCATCGTTCTGGGCTATTATATCACCGTCGCGGTCCCGGCCCAGACGCCGACGAATCCGGGCTTCGTCTTTCTATCGGGCATGATCGCCATCTGCGCCATGATCCTGCCGGGCATCTCCGGGAGCTTCATCCTCGTGCTGCTCTCCAAGTATGAATATATTTTCACAGCCATCCGGGAATTTGACCTCTTTATCATCGCCGTCTTCGGCAGCGGATGCGCTGTCGGTCTGCTCTCCTTCTCGCATCTGCTCAACTGGACCCTGAAACGGTTCCATAATGCCACAATGGCAGGCCTGACCGGCCTGATGATCGGATCGCTGAACAAGATCTGGCCGTGGAAACAGGTGGTGGAAACCTACACCTCCTCCAGCGGAAAGATCAAACCCCTGGTTGAGCAGAACCTGCTGCCGGGCGATTATCTGTCCGTCACCGGCCACGACCCGCATCTGACGGTCGCCATCTTCCTGGCCGTTGCCGGATTCGGCTTGGTCTGGTGTATTGAGCGGCTTTCCTCGGATAAACTGATGGACAAGCTGAAAGAGGGCGCGCCCCGGTCCCGGTAA
- the mazG gene encoding nucleoside triphosphate pyrophosphohydrolase produces MKYKNINELNEIIQTLRGENGCPWDRKQTPKSIAVYLVEEAHELMHAVENGNSDEICEELGDVLFQVLFIARMFQEKGTFDLEDAARGCAEKMIRRHPHVFGDATVSSAEEVRQQWQQIKRTEKDAGAENASVLDSVPAKLPPLMRAYRISERAARTDFDWDDIQGVMAKAEEEWGEFRAEVRQDEDGNNREKVALEFGDLLFTLTNVARFARIHPDSALTSATHKFEERFRRMEQVARETGRTIYDMPRDEKERLWDAAKALEAVGSEQLSVNRKGPDEDEGGR; encoded by the coding sequence ATGAAATATAAAAATATTAATGAATTAAATGAAATCATCCAAACCCTGCGGGGGGAGAACGGTTGCCCCTGGGACCGGAAACAGACCCCCAAAAGCATTGCCGTCTACCTGGTCGAGGAGGCCCACGAGCTGATGCACGCCGTGGAAAACGGGAATTCGGATGAGATCTGCGAAGAGCTGGGCGATGTGCTGTTTCAGGTGCTGTTTATCGCCCGGATGTTCCAGGAAAAAGGCACCTTTGACCTTGAGGATGCGGCCCGCGGCTGTGCGGAGAAGATGATCCGCCGCCATCCCCATGTCTTCGGCGACGCCACCGTCAGCAGCGCCGAAGAGGTCCGGCAGCAGTGGCAGCAGATCAAGCGGACCGAAAAGGATGCCGGGGCGGAGAACGCATCGGTCCTGGATTCGGTTCCGGCCAAACTGCCGCCCCTGATGCGGGCCTACCGGATTTCCGAGCGGGCGGCCCGGACCGATTTCGACTGGGATGACATTCAGGGCGTTATGGCCAAGGCCGAAGAGGAATGGGGCGAGTTCAGGGCCGAGGTCCGGCAGGATGAAGACGGAAACAACCGCGAAAAGGTGGCCCTGGAGTTCGGCGACCTGCTCTTCACCCTGACCAACGTGGCCCGTTTTGCCAGAATTCATCCTGACAGCGCCCTGACCAGCGCCACCCACAAGTTTGAAGAGCGGTTCCGGCGGATGGAGCAGGTGGCCCGGGAGACCGGACGGACCATCTACGACATGCCCCGTGACGAAAAAGAGCGGTTGTGGGATGCGGCAAAGGCCCTTGAGGCAGTTGGCAGTGAGCAGTTATCAGTCAACAGAAAAGGGCCTGATGAGGATGAGGGCGGGAGATAG
- a CDS encoding CvpA family protein, translating to MNALDILMVAILCYSLIMGCFRGLIRELTAIAGVLGGFFIGYTYYKEVARVFSRWLSDPVYLKILGFMALFCTVFIIAGLVGILLKYFVETAFGKGFDRTCGAGFGLIKGWLIISVLLVVLVAFLPRNAPVMRESRLAPYVTRLSEKMAAVVPWEMKREFRDRLSQLKQAWQTSHPSENKPSE from the coding sequence GTGAATGCCCTTGATATTCTGATGGTCGCTATCCTGTGCTACAGCCTGATTATGGGCTGTTTCAGGGGGCTGATCCGCGAGCTGACCGCTATTGCGGGCGTGCTGGGGGGATTTTTTATCGGCTACACCTATTATAAGGAGGTGGCCCGCGTCTTCTCCCGATGGCTCTCCGATCCGGTCTATCTGAAAATTCTCGGATTTATGGCACTTTTCTGCACCGTCTTTATCATCGCAGGGCTGGTGGGCATTCTGCTGAAATACTTTGTTGAAACGGCTTTCGGAAAAGGGTTTGACCGGACATGCGGGGCCGGTTTCGGCCTCATCAAAGGGTGGCTGATCATCTCCGTTCTACTGGTGGTTCTGGTCGCCTTTCTGCCCCGGAACGCCCCGGTCATGCGGGAATCCCGCTTGGCCCCCTATGTGACCCGGCTCTCCGAAAAGATGGCCGCCGTGGTGCCTTGGGAGATGAAACGCGAGTTCAGGGACCGGCTCTCACAGTTGAAACAGGCGTGGCAGACCAGCCACCCCTCAGAAAATAAACCTTCAGAATAG
- a CDS encoding PhoH family protein: MENHSDIVKKKLTLSDIELSRQLFGEHNRNLQRIANATDVTIDTRGNTVLIRGDAIAADLAMNLIQQLYGLMKEGYPVYPSDIDYAVSVLSSDDRVQLRDIFLDTVFITSKKRSIAPKSRSQKAYIDAMRQFDIAFGIGPAGTGKTYLAMAMAVAALSKGIVSRIVLTRPAVEAGEALGFLPGDLTEKVDPYLRPLYDALHDMMRFEKVSALMQQGAIEVAPLAFMRGRTLNDAFVILDEAQNTTSEQMKMFLTRIGFNSKAVITGDVTQIDLPATRKSGLVEAQAILQDIEGIQFVFFSKTDVVRHRLVQEIIRAYEDLDAEKRKE; this comes from the coding sequence ATGGAAAACCATTCGGATATCGTCAAAAAGAAGCTGACGCTTTCGGATATCGAGCTTTCCCGGCAATTGTTCGGGGAACACAACCGGAACCTTCAGCGCATTGCCAATGCCACGGATGTCACCATCGACACCCGTGGCAACACCGTCCTGATCCGGGGCGACGCTATCGCTGCTGACTTGGCGATGAACCTGATTCAGCAGCTTTACGGCCTGATGAAAGAGGGGTATCCCGTCTACCCCAGCGACATTGACTACGCGGTCAGCGTACTCAGCAGTGACGACCGGGTTCAGCTCAGAGATATCTTTCTGGACACGGTCTTTATTACGTCCAAAAAGCGATCCATCGCGCCCAAAAGCCGCAGTCAGAAGGCATATATCGACGCCATGCGCCAGTTTGACATCGCCTTCGGTATCGGGCCTGCCGGGACCGGCAAAACCTATCTGGCAATGGCAATGGCCGTGGCAGCCCTTTCCAAGGGTATTGTGAGCCGCATTGTTCTCACCCGGCCCGCCGTGGAGGCCGGAGAGGCCCTCGGGTTTCTGCCGGGTGATCTGACCGAAAAGGTGGACCCCTATCTCCGGCCCCTTTACGATGCCCTTCACGACATGATGCGGTTTGAAAAGGTCTCGGCACTGATGCAGCAGGGCGCGATCGAGGTGGCCCCGCTGGCCTTCATGCGGGGGCGGACCCTGAACGACGCTTTCGTCATCCTGGATGAGGCCCAGAACACCACATCCGAGCAGATGAAGATGTTTCTGACCCGCATCGGCTTCAACTCCAAGGCCGTCATCACCGGCGATGTCACCCAGATCGACCTGCCTGCGACCCGCAAATCCGGGCTGGTGGAGGCCCAGGCCATTCTGCAGGACATTGAGGGGATTCAGTTCGTCTTCTTTTCCAAAACCGATGTGGTTCGCCACCGCTTGGTTCAGGAAATCATCCGCGCCTATGAGGATCTGGATGCGGAGAAAAGAAAAGAATAG
- a CDS encoding HD family phosphohydrolase, giving the protein MNIVKKKTALVQFLRTASLIRWALLFLVMLVFLIILTPNLLVTEYAYRLGDVAEKNVKAPVSFFVEDSDATAKKQQQAGREILTVYDYDAALPARVGDNVHSAFESLRAELAATPVPAPSESDATTGDADTAAHDRVWQLKAHFEKKMGISVSSGAYKILEKEAFSREIETLILRIIREILDNGVVANKEGLLREADRGISLKTVGADEEQVVRNLKKFYGLDQAKTMVRIVAQPLVRDFNYTVINLIVDLAQRLLQPNITPNRSETEARRKKVMAAIKPVLYQIKAGEMLLREGERVTDLQVLKLKTLRKQTRNEKRYARSLGAMLLIFCLLMTTWFLHIRRRGQRVFRTNRDVLFMAVLLILFFFVPSISQVLSESLGRHLPFRLSDFATVFGIPLSAGTMTVCLFMGFEVAVTFSLILAACTTVILQSGFEVFIFFFLSGIMGGYWMQSCRERKVFIKAGLKIGGLNIFFSTAVAVYMGDFGGFTLISHWAFALMGGIGAGIITAGIVPLLEMTFHYTTDITLLELANLERPILRKLMIEAPGTYHHSVVVGSMVEAAAAEICANPLLAKVCGYYHDIGKVKKPIYFIENQQNGRNRHDRLAPSMSSLILISHVKEGVEIARQHRLGQEITDAIRQHHGTSTIRYFFEKARQQKGANAVRIENYQYPGPKPQTREIALIMLADVVEAASRTLDNPTPSRIRGLVERLIDKIFSDGQLDNCELTLKDLRKIKESYIKILNGIHHHRIEYPDQNAVKTGKEKDGSTDRQQTGVPNPAGGKDSEDSPDHLKRTGMPRR; this is encoded by the coding sequence ATGAATATCGTCAAAAAAAAAACCGCCCTGGTGCAGTTTCTCCGTACCGCCAGCCTGATCCGGTGGGCGCTTCTGTTCCTGGTCATGCTGGTTTTTCTCATTATCCTCACCCCGAATCTTCTGGTGACGGAGTATGCCTACAGGCTGGGGGACGTGGCGGAAAAAAACGTCAAAGCGCCCGTCAGCTTTTTTGTGGAGGACAGCGATGCCACGGCAAAGAAACAGCAGCAGGCGGGCCGGGAAATTCTGACGGTTTACGATTACGATGCGGCCCTGCCCGCCCGGGTGGGCGACAACGTTCACAGCGCCTTTGAGAGCCTCCGGGCCGAACTTGCCGCCACACCGGTGCCGGCCCCGTCCGAATCCGATGCGACGACAGGCGATGCTGACACCGCCGCCCATGACCGGGTATGGCAACTGAAGGCGCATTTTGAAAAAAAAATGGGCATCTCTGTCAGCAGCGGGGCCTATAAGATTCTGGAAAAAGAGGCGTTTTCCCGGGAGATTGAGACGCTGATTCTCAGAATTATCCGGGAAATCCTGGACAACGGTGTCGTGGCCAATAAAGAGGGGCTGCTGCGGGAGGCGGACCGGGGCATCTCACTCAAGACGGTCGGGGCCGACGAGGAGCAGGTGGTCCGGAATCTGAAAAAGTTTTACGGCCTGGATCAGGCCAAGACCATGGTCCGGATTGTGGCCCAGCCCCTGGTCAGAGATTTCAACTATACGGTCATCAACCTCATTGTTGATCTGGCCCAGCGGCTGCTTCAGCCCAATATCACCCCCAACCGCAGTGAGACCGAGGCGCGCCGGAAGAAGGTCATGGCCGCCATCAAGCCGGTCCTCTATCAGATCAAGGCCGGAGAAATGCTGCTCCGGGAGGGAGAGCGGGTAACAGATCTTCAGGTACTCAAGCTGAAGACCCTCCGAAAACAGACCCGGAACGAAAAGCGGTACGCCCGGAGCCTCGGCGCGATGCTGCTGATCTTCTGCCTCCTGATGACCACCTGGTTTCTGCACATCAGACGCCGGGGGCAGCGGGTGTTCAGGACAAACCGGGATGTGCTGTTCATGGCCGTCCTGCTCATCCTCTTTTTCTTTGTTCCCAGCATATCCCAGGTGCTGTCCGAGTCGCTGGGCAGGCATCTGCCGTTCCGGCTCTCCGATTTCGCCACGGTGTTCGGCATTCCCCTTTCCGCAGGCACCATGACCGTGTGTCTTTTTATGGGATTTGAGGTGGCCGTAACCTTTTCCCTGATCCTGGCGGCCTGTACGACCGTGATCCTGCAAAGCGGTTTTGAGGTGTTTATTTTCTTCTTCCTCAGCGGCATCATGGGGGGCTACTGGATGCAGAGCTGCCGGGAGCGGAAGGTTTTTATCAAGGCCGGTCTGAAAATCGGCGGCCTGAACATTTTTTTTTCGACTGCCGTGGCGGTCTATATGGGAGATTTTGGGGGATTCACTCTGATATCACACTGGGCCTTCGCCCTCATGGGCGGCATCGGGGCGGGCATTATCACGGCGGGCATTGTCCCCCTGCTGGAGATGACCTTCCATTATACAACCGATATCACCCTGCTGGAACTGGCCAACCTCGAACGCCCCATCCTCCGCAAGCTGATGATAGAGGCCCCCGGCACCTACCATCACTCCGTGGTGGTCGGTTCGATGGTCGAGGCCGCCGCTGCCGAAATCTGCGCCAACCCTTTGCTGGCAAAGGTCTGTGGCTATTATCACGACATCGGGAAGGTGAAAAAACCGATTTATTTTATCGAAAACCAGCAAAACGGCAGAAACCGCCACGACAGGCTGGCCCCGTCCATGTCGAGCCTGATCCTCATCTCCCACGTCAAGGAGGGGGTGGAGATCGCCCGGCAGCACCGGCTGGGGCAGGAGATTACGGACGCCATCCGCCAGCACCACGGCACCAGCACCATCCGGTATTTTTTTGAAAAGGCCAGGCAGCAGAAGGGGGCGAATGCGGTCAGGATTGAAAACTATCAGTATCCCGGACCCAAGCCCCAGACCCGCGAGATCGCCCTGATCATGCTGGCCGATGTGGTGGAGGCGGCCTCCAGAACCCTGGACAACCCGACCCCGTCCCGGATCAGGGGGCTGGTTGAACGCCTGATCGACAAAATTTTTTCCGACGGTCAGCTTGACAATTGCGAACTGACCCTTAAAGATTTACGTAAAATCAAAGAAAGTTATATCAAGATTCTCAACGGCATCCACCACCACCGTATCGAATATCCGGATCAGAATGCCGTGAAAACCGGAAAGGAAAAAGATGGGAGTACTGATCGCCAACAGACAGGCGTGCCGAACCCTGCCGGAGGAAAAGATTCAGAAGACAGCCCGGATCATCTTAAACGCACTGGGATGCCCCGACGGTGA
- the ybeY gene encoding rRNA maturation RNase YbeY: MGVLIANRQACRTLPEEKIQKTARIILNALGCPDGELSLLIADDPVIAVYNQDYLRRQGPTNVIAFPMREGEFSDVTPHLLGDVVISVETAAREGEKMGITFEERFDQLLVHGILHLFGYDHEQDEAEAERMEQKSDALLALIREAAA, translated from the coding sequence ATGGGAGTACTGATCGCCAACAGACAGGCGTGCCGAACCCTGCCGGAGGAAAAGATTCAGAAGACAGCCCGGATCATCTTAAACGCACTGGGATGCCCCGACGGTGAGCTGTCCCTCCTGATCGCCGACGACCCTGTGATCGCCGTATACAACCAGGACTACCTCCGCCGGCAGGGGCCGACCAACGTGATCGCCTTTCCCATGCGGGAGGGGGAATTTTCGGATGTCACCCCCCATCTGCTGGGCGATGTGGTGATCTCCGTTGAGACTGCCGCACGGGAGGGAGAGAAGATGGGCATCACCTTTGAGGAGCGCTTTGACCAGCTTCTGGTTCACGGTATCCTCCACCTGTTCGGATACGACCACGAACAGGACGAGGCCGAGGCCGAGCGCATGGAACAGAAGAGCGATGCGCTGCTGGCGCTGATCCGGGAGGCGGCTGCCTGA
- the tsaE gene encoding tRNA (adenosine(37)-N6)-threonylcarbamoyltransferase complex ATPase subunit type 1 TsaE — translation MNRQSVNITTRSPEETRALAEAIGRILTPGTVIALKGDLGSGKTAFVQGLAKGLDVPEGYYVTSPTYTLINEYPGRYPLCHADLYRLEAGVDFEEIGLYDVLGGDGVVAVEWPERLHPGALADYLAVRLEITGERSRQICITAYGLRADNLLNGIEKISREKLKQWG, via the coding sequence ATGAACAGACAATCCGTCAACATCACCACCCGTTCCCCGGAGGAGACCCGTGCTCTGGCCGAGGCCATCGGGCGGATTCTGACGCCGGGCACGGTCATCGCCCTGAAGGGCGATCTGGGCAGCGGCAAAACCGCCTTTGTCCAGGGGCTGGCAAAGGGGCTGGACGTGCCGGAGGGGTATTACGTCACCAGCCCCACCTATACCCTGATCAACGAATATCCGGGCCGGTACCCGCTCTGCCATGCGGACCTCTACCGGCTGGAGGCCGGTGTCGATTTTGAGGAGATCGGGCTGTATGACGTCCTTGGGGGCGACGGGGTCGTGGCTGTGGAGTGGCCGGAGCGGCTCCATCCCGGCGCCCTGGCGGATTACCTTGCGGTTCGTCTGGAAATAACGGGGGAGCGCTCCCGGCAGATCTGTATCACTGCGTATGGACTTCGGGCGGACAATCTGCTAAACGGGATTGAAAAAATATCGAGGGAGAAACTGAAACAATGGGGTTAA